A stretch of Rhinopithecus roxellana isolate Shanxi Qingling chromosome 12, ASM756505v1, whole genome shotgun sequence DNA encodes these proteins:
- the CEBPG gene encoding CCAAT/enhancer-binding protein gamma codes for MSKISQQNSTPGVNGISVIHTQAHASGLQQVPQLVPAGPGGGGKAVAPSKQSKKSSPMDRNSDEYRQRRERNNMAVKKSRLKSKQKAQDTLQRVNQLKEENERLEAKIKLLTKELSVLKDLFLEHAHNLADNVQSISTENTTADGDSAGQ; via the coding sequence ATGAGCAAGATATCGCAGCAAAACAGCACTCCAGGGGTGAACGGAATTAGTGTTATCCATACCCAGGCACATGCCAGCGGCTTACAGCAGGTTCCTCAGCTGGTGCCTGCTGGCCCTGGGGGAGGAGGCAAAGCCGTGGCTCCCAGCAAGCAGAGCAAAAAGAGCTCGCCCATGGATCGAAACAGCGATGAGTATCGACAACGCCGAGAGAGGAACAACATGGCTGTGAAAAAGAGCCGGTTGAAAAGCAAGCAGAAAGCACAAGACACACTGCAGAGAGTCAATCAGCTCAAAGAAGAGAATGAACGGTTGGAAGCAAAAATCAAATTGCTGACCAAGGAATTAAGTGTACTCAAAGATTTGTTTCTTGAGCACGCGCACAACCTTGCAGACAACGTACAGTCCATTAGCACTGAAAATACGACAGCAGATGGCGACAGTGCAGGACAGTAG